One genomic window of Hymenobacter sp. J193 includes the following:
- a CDS encoding PH domain-containing protein gives MGLLDGLLGNASENDAQQIQQELNRILAAGERVEKAYAILRDQIIFTNQRLLLVDKQGVTGKKREIMSIPYRSIERFSMETTGHFDLESELYIWVRGMAAPIGRTFRNDQNIYDVYRALGEYAL, from the coding sequence ATGGGACTTCTCGATGGCCTTCTCGGCAATGCTTCCGAAAACGACGCGCAACAGATTCAGCAGGAGCTGAACCGTATTCTGGCCGCCGGCGAGCGGGTGGAAAAAGCCTACGCCATCCTGCGCGACCAGATCATCTTCACCAACCAGCGCCTGCTGCTGGTTGATAAACAGGGCGTAACGGGCAAGAAGCGCGAAATCATGAGCATTCCCTACCGCAGCATCGAGCGGTTTTCGATGGAAACCACCGGCCACTTCGACCTGGAATCGGAACTCTACATCTGGGTACGCGGCATGGCAGCTCCCATCGGCCGCACCTTCCGCAACGACCAAAACATCTACGACGTGTACCGCGCCCTCGGCGAGTATGCGCTATAG
- a CDS encoding bifunctional 4-hydroxy-2-oxoglutarate aldolase/2-dehydro-3-deoxy-phosphogluconate aldolase: MPRFSSAHTLAQARLHPLIPVFYHAQEDYARRVLAASYAAGVRLFEFTNRGPEAHAIFTRLQRFVEADYPDLLLGAGTIFTPEEAGRFIESGADFIVQPVCSPDVAAVCRSYDLAWLPGAQTLNEVYEAHRLGATIVKLFPSAYLTPAYLQILRGPLPHLPLMATGGIQPTVESLRAWKQAGATCVGIDARLLDTAEPNRLTTQLTELLAVLQSV, from the coding sequence ATGCCCCGTTTTTCTTCTGCCCACACGCTGGCCCAGGCCCGGCTGCACCCGCTTATTCCGGTTTTCTACCACGCGCAGGAAGACTACGCCCGCCGGGTGCTGGCCGCCAGCTACGCGGCCGGCGTGCGCCTGTTTGAGTTCACCAACCGCGGCCCCGAGGCCCACGCCATCTTCACTCGCCTGCAGCGCTTCGTGGAGGCCGATTATCCTGATCTGCTCCTGGGCGCGGGCACTATCTTCACCCCGGAAGAAGCCGGCCGCTTCATCGAATCGGGTGCCGACTTCATCGTCCAGCCCGTGTGCAGCCCCGATGTGGCCGCCGTGTGCCGCAGCTACGACCTAGCCTGGCTGCCCGGTGCCCAGACACTGAACGAGGTGTACGAGGCCCACCGCCTGGGCGCCACCATCGTTAAGCTCTTTCCTTCGGCCTACCTTACGCCCGCCTATCTGCAGATTCTGCGCGGCCCGCTGCCCCACCTTCCCCTCATGGCCACCGGTGGGATTCAGCCTACGGTAGAGAGCCTGCGCGCGTGGAAGCAGGCTGGTGCCACCTGCGTGGGCATCGACGCCCGCCTGCTCGACACCGCCGAGCCCAATCGCCTCACAACTCAGCTCACGGAACTGCTGGCCGTACTGCAGTCGGTTTAG
- a CDS encoding urease accessory protein UreD, with the protein MSDSSLWSEVEVTVVRGQSVLTVSRNVQPLKLLNPGTAAGSCHVVLSSYGGGLLAGDVIRLRVMVQPEARLLLSTQANTRVYRSDNGAIAEQLTEAHIAAGALVVVLPDPIVLQVQSRYRQHQHWHLATGALLLLADWFHSGRIDSGEQFAFTEYQSELRISQEERLTVLDRFAFRPEEHIATSPAHFSQHQTSLAVYLAGSPDDARFQQLAAVLQARQTQTRAGLPVDVSAHDCVVAVTQVRPGMLLLRALGTSRAALQPIYDQLYQALASPDLLGFNVGLRKY; encoded by the coding sequence ATGTCCGATTCGTCGTTGTGGAGTGAAGTCGAAGTTACGGTCGTGCGCGGCCAGTCGGTGCTGACGGTAAGCCGCAACGTGCAGCCTCTAAAGCTTCTGAACCCCGGAACTGCGGCCGGAAGCTGCCACGTGGTGCTCAGCAGCTACGGCGGCGGCCTGCTGGCCGGCGACGTTATCCGACTACGTGTAATGGTGCAGCCTGAGGCACGTCTGCTGCTCAGCACTCAGGCCAACACCCGCGTGTACCGCTCCGATAACGGTGCCATAGCCGAACAGCTAACCGAGGCACACATTGCCGCCGGCGCCCTGGTTGTGGTCCTCCCCGACCCTATCGTACTCCAGGTCCAGAGCCGCTACCGCCAGCACCAGCACTGGCACCTGGCCACTGGCGCCCTGCTTTTGCTGGCCGACTGGTTTCACTCCGGCCGCATAGACAGCGGCGAGCAGTTCGCCTTTACCGAATACCAATCGGAGCTACGGATAAGCCAGGAAGAACGCCTGACGGTACTCGACCGGTTTGCGTTTCGGCCCGAAGAGCACATTGCCACCTCGCCGGCGCACTTCAGTCAACACCAGACTTCTCTGGCCGTGTACCTGGCCGGCTCCCCCGACGACGCCCGGTTTCAGCAGCTGGCAGCTGTGCTCCAGGCCCGGCAAACCCAAACCCGCGCCGGCCTGCCTGTTGATGTATCAGCCCACGACTGCGTGGTGGCCGTGACGCAGGTTCGCCCCGGCATGCTGCTGCTGCGGGCCCTGGGCACCAGCCGCGCCGCCCTGCAGCCCATTTACGACCAGCTCTACCAAGCCCTGGCTTCGCCGGATCTGCTGGGCTTCAACGTGGGGCTGCGGAAGTACTAG
- a CDS encoding DUF4202 domain-containing protein produces MSLPSARFAAALEKFDALNAEDPNQDTDAEGRVWPKELLYGQRMSAGLAQVAHGAPEPVQLAARCQHIRRWAIPRQDFPLDRAGYHRWRNTLKQYHAEVAGQVLAEAGYEEATITRVQALLQKKELAHDADVQLLEDVICLVFLEHYFLAFARQHPEEKVIDIVQKTWRKMTPQGHALALKLPLPAEAQALVAKALA; encoded by the coding sequence ATGAGCCTGCCTTCTGCCCGCTTTGCGGCGGCCCTCGAAAAGTTTGATGCCCTGAATGCCGAAGACCCTAACCAGGACACGGACGCTGAAGGTCGTGTCTGGCCCAAGGAGTTGCTCTATGGGCAGCGCATGAGTGCCGGCCTGGCCCAGGTAGCGCACGGGGCCCCGGAACCGGTGCAGCTGGCAGCCCGCTGTCAGCATATTCGTCGGTGGGCTATTCCTCGTCAGGACTTTCCACTGGACCGCGCGGGTTACCACCGGTGGCGCAACACCCTTAAGCAGTACCACGCCGAGGTAGCCGGCCAGGTTTTAGCAGAGGCTGGCTATGAGGAGGCTACTATTACCCGGGTTCAGGCGCTGCTGCAAAAGAAGGAGCTTGCCCACGATGCCGATGTACAACTGCTGGAAGACGTTATTTGCCTGGTGTTCCTGGAGCATTACTTCCTCGCTTTCGCCCGCCAACACCCCGAGGAAAAAGTCATTGACATCGTGCAGAAAACCTGGCGCAAGATGACCCCGCAGGGCCACGCGTTAGCGCTGAAGCTCCCGCTGCCCGCCGAAGCTCAGGCATTGGTGGCCAAGGCTTTGGCTTAG
- the cobA gene encoding uroporphyrinogen-III C-methyltransferase: MGQIVPELYVVGAGPGDPELLTLKAYKVLQTAAVILYDNLANQELLALAPTECECVYVGKKPYGDYTPQETIHELILEKAQTRGRVIRLKGGDPFIFGRGFEEILFARAHGISTHYIPGISSMQALGFEDIPLTHRIVSEGVWMVTGTKKDGSLSVDLRLAMQSNSTVVVYMGLKKAAEIAAAYCEMGKGDTPAAVVQHLTLPQRKLAVGLVRDLPALVASQQITYPALIVIGAVVGLGHEVPEYALSQSLGHQCLSFGGQRELQR, translated from the coding sequence ATGGGGCAGATAGTACCCGAATTGTATGTAGTAGGCGCCGGCCCCGGCGACCCGGAGCTGCTCACGCTCAAAGCCTACAAGGTGCTGCAAACGGCCGCCGTTATTCTGTATGACAACCTGGCCAACCAGGAACTGCTGGCTTTGGCGCCGACCGAGTGTGAATGTGTGTATGTGGGCAAAAAGCCCTACGGTGACTATACGCCGCAGGAAACCATTCACGAGTTGATCCTGGAAAAGGCCCAAACCCGGGGCCGCGTCATCCGCCTCAAAGGCGGTGACCCGTTCATCTTCGGCCGCGGCTTCGAGGAAATTCTGTTTGCCCGTGCCCACGGCATTAGCACGCACTACATCCCCGGAATTTCGAGCATGCAGGCGCTGGGCTTCGAAGACATTCCGCTGACCCACCGCATCGTGAGCGAGGGCGTGTGGATGGTGACGGGCACTAAGAAGGACGGCTCCCTGTCGGTAGACCTGCGCCTGGCTATGCAGAGCAATTCCACCGTGGTCGTTTACATGGGCCTGAAAAAAGCTGCCGAAATTGCCGCCGCCTACTGCGAAATGGGCAAAGGCGATACGCCCGCTGCCGTAGTGCAGCACCTCACGCTGCCCCAGCGCAAGCTGGCCGTCGGACTCGTGCGCGACTTGCCGGCGCTGGTGGCCAGTCAGCAGATTACCTACCCGGCCCTCATTGTTATCGGGGCGGTAGTAGGTTTAGGCCACGAGGTTCCGGAATATGCGCTAAGCCAAAGCCTTGGCCACCAATGCCTGAGCTTCGGCGGGCAGCGGGAGCTTCAGCGCTAA
- a CDS encoding rubredoxin: MTSTDSAHSLVAINLPGGIVPAGDLLAVLSAAEAAGIEQVQLGHRQQLLLAVEPARRRALLQALAAAAVLVETDPEAHPNIVSSYVGEEVFYSAAWLREGVYKDILDLFDYRPRLKINLVDSRQTFVPFFTGHLNFIAAETSNYWHLHVRFPRTGYLYAWPHLVYSEDVPGLSAAIERVLLPTVGQFANDLTTAGIRLYAQVSAALPLGSRMVAEALVLPPFMLPYYEGFNRNGQHLWLGIYRRNEQFLVAFLQGLCRVCLQTRVGQLCTTPWKSLIIKGIAPTDRPQWDAVLCRHRINVRHAANELNWQVEDNCPGGLALKHELVRYLNEEDVRTYQLCFAIKTRPQTGLFGSIIIRTQPGRPGAEQYEILHTRDFNPNSRDFVSFRQQVRPDMLGWYLAELCHQFYAQAGAEMPANEAALPPSTIPLPVTETLMRCRRCLTVYDPEYGDANQGVSPGTPWDALSGYHCSTCEAPAHAFELWEEPVSASREAAPVAS, from the coding sequence ATGACCTCCACTGACTCTGCTCACTCCCTGGTTGCCATAAACCTGCCCGGCGGTATCGTGCCGGCCGGCGACCTGCTGGCCGTGCTCAGCGCCGCCGAAGCCGCCGGCATCGAGCAGGTGCAACTCGGGCACCGGCAGCAGCTGTTGCTGGCCGTGGAGCCTGCACGGCGGCGTGCCCTGCTGCAGGCGCTGGCCGCGGCCGCGGTGCTGGTTGAAACCGATCCGGAAGCGCACCCCAATATTGTCAGCTCCTACGTGGGCGAGGAGGTATTCTACAGCGCGGCCTGGCTGCGTGAGGGCGTATACAAGGACATTCTAGATCTGTTTGACTACCGGCCCCGGCTGAAAATAAACTTGGTCGACAGCCGGCAGACCTTCGTGCCATTTTTCACGGGCCACCTCAACTTCATTGCCGCCGAAACCAGCAACTACTGGCACCTGCACGTCCGTTTTCCCCGCACCGGCTACCTCTACGCCTGGCCCCATTTGGTGTATTCCGAGGACGTACCGGGGCTGAGCGCGGCCATAGAGCGGGTGTTGCTGCCAACGGTTGGCCAGTTTGCCAACGACCTGACGACGGCCGGTATCCGGCTGTACGCCCAGGTTAGCGCGGCCCTGCCCTTGGGGTCGCGGATGGTAGCTGAGGCACTGGTATTACCGCCTTTCATGCTGCCGTATTACGAAGGTTTCAACCGCAACGGGCAGCATCTGTGGCTGGGTATCTACCGGCGCAACGAGCAGTTTTTGGTGGCGTTCCTGCAGGGCCTGTGCCGAGTGTGTTTGCAGACAAGGGTAGGGCAGCTGTGCACCACCCCCTGGAAATCATTGATAATAAAAGGTATTGCCCCCACCGACCGGCCGCAGTGGGATGCCGTGCTATGTCGGCACCGCATCAACGTGCGGCACGCGGCCAACGAGCTGAACTGGCAGGTGGAGGATAATTGCCCCGGGGGCCTGGCCCTCAAGCACGAGCTGGTGCGCTACCTCAACGAGGAAGATGTGCGCACCTACCAGCTTTGCTTTGCCATCAAAACGCGGCCCCAAACCGGGCTGTTTGGCTCCATCATCATCCGGACCCAGCCGGGGCGCCCCGGCGCCGAGCAGTACGAAATTCTGCATACCCGCGACTTCAACCCCAACTCCCGCGACTTTGTCTCATTTCGCCAGCAGGTGCGCCCCGACATGCTGGGCTGGTATCTGGCCGAGCTTTGCCACCAGTTCTACGCCCAGGCCGGGGCCGAAATGCCGGCAAATGAAGCGGCCTTGCCGCCATCCACCATTCCACTGCCCGTTACGGAAACCCTAATGCGCTGCCGCCGCTGCCTGACGGTGTACGACCCCGAGTACGGGGACGCTAACCAGGGTGTATCACCGGGGACGCCCTGGGATGCCCTGTCGGGGTACCACTGTTCAACCTGTGAGGCCCCGGCTCATGCGTTCGAGCTCTGGGAGGAGCCCGTCTCCGCCAGCCGGGAAGCTGCCCCGGTTGCTTCCTGA
- a CDS encoding nitrate reductase, with protein sequence MGLSSDAVASTCCYCGVGCGVLVKPEKSGDVTVTGNPDYPVNRGALCSKGLNLQYTVNDRSDRLLFPQMRYSKSRPLQRVSWNEALERTAAVFKTFIEQYGPESVAFYASGQCLTEEYYVINKLMKGFIGSNNLDTNSRLCMSSAVVGYKMALGEDSVPVCYDDIELADCLLVTGANPAWCHPILWRRVEAHKAANPTTRIIVVDPRVTDTCALADVHLQLIPGTDVVLHQALARVLLENGDLDMAFVGQHAEGFEAYRAIILERTVAESAELCGVAEADIRLAAGYIGSARAFLSMWTMGLNQSVVGVDKNLSLLNLHLLTGQIGKPGAGPLSLTGQPNAMGGREVGGLSNLLPAHRNMADSAHRAEVQQFWGSGPLSDQPGYTATEMFEALADGRLKAIWIVCTNPLTSLPNVRQAEAALANARFVVVQDISNKPETLAYADVILPAAAWAEKEGTMTNSERRISYLPRVVAAPGEALPDSEIICRFARKMGFPGFDFPTTEAIYHEHTRLTAGTTLDISGLTYEVLHQRGSVQWPYRASAAAPDTARLFTDHRFYTPSGRARIYPVAVAMRSEMPDEDFPFILTTGRIRDQWHTMTKTSKVSKLRQHIPQAFIELHPQDAVSLQVGEGDLVTVSSRRGEVRVAARLSAGIRPGVVFLPMHWGKLLGSDLHRANNVTSGAVDPISKEPDFKFCAVQLTKYRKPRQRIVVVGAGAGAFGFVQAYRELNQDDSITIFSKEDFPFYNRVMLPDYISGHQHWEQLVKMREEEEPGYSIELRRGVSVEEVNRAEKYVVDSRGQRTDYDVLILATGSRAAVPRNVPALPGIFTMRSRLDADSFKSHLPAQNAHVVIVGGGLLGLEMAASLRETGVRISIIQRTSRFLDRQLDALGSQLLQEEMVDQGCELYFNDEVELYYGRARLTGVGLKSGRRLDCDALILAIGTTPNLELAREGGLECRRGVVVNERLQTSDPSVFALGEIAEFEGTLYGITAAAEQQAAVVARYLSGDVGSVYRGSTFMNIIKIHGFDLCSIGLPECPAGGSHEEITFIDKARRYYKKCIVHQDRLVGAILIGDKTEFQEFRELITNKTELSDKRLQLLRSGRPAAPVLGKLVCSCNNVGRDNLRQAIGAGCETLKELCATTGAGTGCGSCRPEVQQILAAELVTLVPLAT encoded by the coding sequence ATGGGCCTGTCCTCCGATGCTGTTGCCTCCACCTGTTGCTACTGTGGCGTGGGCTGTGGCGTACTGGTCAAGCCGGAGAAAAGCGGCGACGTGACCGTGACGGGCAACCCCGACTACCCCGTCAACCGCGGGGCGCTGTGCAGCAAGGGCCTGAACCTGCAGTATACGGTTAATGACCGGAGTGACCGGCTGCTGTTTCCGCAGATGCGCTACAGCAAAAGCCGCCCGTTGCAGCGGGTGAGCTGGAACGAAGCCCTGGAGCGCACGGCCGCCGTGTTCAAAACCTTCATCGAGCAGTACGGTCCCGAGTCAGTGGCTTTCTATGCCTCCGGGCAGTGCCTGACGGAGGAATACTACGTCATCAACAAGCTCATGAAGGGCTTTATCGGCTCGAATAACCTCGACACCAACTCCCGCCTGTGCATGAGCAGCGCGGTGGTAGGCTACAAAATGGCCCTGGGTGAGGACAGCGTGCCGGTCTGCTACGACGACATCGAGCTGGCTGATTGCCTGCTGGTGACCGGGGCCAACCCAGCCTGGTGCCACCCCATTCTATGGCGCCGGGTGGAAGCCCACAAAGCGGCCAACCCGACCACTAGAATCATCGTGGTGGACCCGCGCGTGACGGATACCTGCGCCCTGGCCGATGTGCATTTGCAGCTCATTCCGGGCACCGACGTGGTGTTGCACCAGGCCCTGGCCCGGGTGCTATTGGAAAACGGCGACCTGGATATGGCCTTTGTCGGGCAGCATGCCGAGGGCTTCGAGGCCTACCGCGCCATCATCCTGGAACGCACCGTGGCTGAGTCGGCCGAGCTGTGCGGGGTAGCCGAGGCGGATATTCGCCTGGCGGCCGGCTACATCGGCTCGGCCCGGGCGTTCTTGTCGATGTGGACGATGGGCCTGAACCAGAGCGTCGTCGGCGTCGACAAAAACCTGAGCTTGCTGAACCTGCACTTGCTAACCGGCCAGATTGGCAAGCCGGGCGCCGGGCCATTGTCCCTGACCGGTCAGCCCAACGCCATGGGCGGGCGGGAAGTAGGGGGCCTGTCGAACCTGCTGCCGGCCCACCGCAATATGGCTGACTCCGCGCACCGGGCCGAGGTGCAGCAGTTCTGGGGCAGCGGCCCGCTTTCCGACCAGCCCGGCTACACGGCCACCGAAATGTTCGAGGCCCTGGCCGATGGCCGCCTCAAAGCCATCTGGATAGTCTGCACCAACCCGCTGACCAGCCTGCCTAATGTGCGGCAGGCCGAAGCGGCGCTGGCCAACGCCAGGTTCGTAGTGGTGCAGGACATCAGCAACAAGCCCGAAACCCTGGCCTACGCCGACGTTATCCTGCCGGCTGCCGCCTGGGCCGAGAAGGAAGGCACCATGACCAATTCTGAGCGGCGCATCAGCTACCTGCCCCGCGTAGTGGCCGCCCCCGGCGAAGCCCTGCCCGATTCGGAAATCATCTGCCGCTTTGCCCGGAAAATGGGTTTTCCCGGCTTCGACTTTCCGACGACCGAGGCTATTTACCACGAACACACCCGCCTGACGGCCGGCACAACGCTCGATATTTCGGGTCTGACCTACGAGGTCCTGCACCAGCGCGGCTCGGTACAGTGGCCCTACCGCGCCTCTGCCGCTGCGCCCGACACAGCCCGGCTTTTCACCGACCACCGGTTCTACACGCCCTCAGGCCGCGCCCGGATTTACCCGGTGGCCGTGGCCATGCGTAGTGAGATGCCCGACGAGGATTTCCCCTTTATCCTGACCACCGGCCGCATCCGCGACCAGTGGCATACGATGACCAAGACGAGTAAAGTCAGCAAGCTGCGCCAGCATATTCCCCAGGCCTTTATCGAGCTACACCCTCAGGATGCAGTAAGCCTACAGGTCGGGGAAGGCGACTTAGTGACGGTAAGCTCGCGGCGGGGCGAAGTGCGGGTGGCGGCGCGGCTGAGCGCGGGCATACGGCCGGGGGTAGTGTTTCTGCCCATGCACTGGGGCAAGCTGCTGGGCTCGGACCTGCACCGCGCCAACAACGTGACCTCCGGCGCCGTGGACCCCATTTCCAAGGAGCCCGACTTCAAGTTCTGCGCCGTGCAGCTGACCAAGTACCGCAAGCCCCGGCAGCGCATCGTGGTGGTAGGCGCGGGGGCCGGGGCCTTTGGCTTTGTGCAGGCTTACCGGGAGCTGAACCAGGACGACAGCATCACCATTTTCAGCAAAGAGGACTTTCCGTTCTACAACCGCGTGATGCTGCCCGACTACATCAGCGGCCACCAGCACTGGGAGCAGCTGGTGAAAATGCGCGAGGAGGAGGAGCCTGGCTATAGCATTGAGCTGCGCCGCGGCGTGAGCGTGGAAGAAGTAAACCGGGCGGAGAAATACGTGGTGGACTCCCGCGGCCAGCGCACCGACTACGACGTGCTCATCCTGGCTACCGGCAGCCGGGCGGCGGTGCCGCGCAACGTGCCCGCCCTACCCGGCATCTTCACCATGCGCAGCCGCCTCGATGCCGATTCGTTTAAAAGCCACCTGCCGGCTCAGAATGCCCACGTCGTGATTGTGGGTGGTGGGCTGCTGGGTCTGGAAATGGCGGCTTCCCTGCGCGAAACCGGCGTGCGGATTTCCATCATTCAGCGCACTTCCCGCTTTCTGGACCGGCAGCTCGATGCCCTAGGCAGCCAGTTGCTGCAGGAAGAAATGGTGGACCAGGGCTGCGAGCTGTACTTCAACGACGAGGTGGAGCTCTATTACGGCCGCGCCCGCCTGACCGGCGTGGGCCTGAAAAGCGGCCGGCGCCTCGACTGCGACGCCCTGATTCTGGCCATTGGCACGACGCCCAACCTGGAGCTGGCCCGGGAGGGTGGCCTGGAGTGCCGCCGTGGGGTGGTCGTGAACGAGCGGCTGCAAACCTCCGACCCGAGCGTGTTTGCCTTGGGCGAAATTGCTGAGTTTGAAGGCACGCTCTACGGCATCACGGCCGCCGCCGAGCAGCAGGCCGCCGTGGTGGCCCGCTACCTGAGCGGTGACGTGGGCAGCGTGTACCGGGGCAGCACCTTCATGAACATCATCAAGATTCACGGCTTCGACCTGTGCAGCATCGGCCTGCCCGAGTGCCCGGCCGGTGGGAGCCACGAGGAAATTACCTTCATCGACAAGGCCCGGCGCTACTACAAAAAATGCATCGTGCACCAGGATCGGCTGGTAGGCGCTATTCTCATCGGCGACAAAACCGAGTTCCAGGAGTTTCGGGAGCTGATTACCAACAAGACCGAGCTCAGCGACAAGCGCCTGCAGCTGCTGCGTAGTGGCCGCCCGGCCGCGCCCGTGCTGGGCAAGTTGGTATGCAGCTGCAACAACGTGGGCCGGGACAATCTGCGCCAAGCCATTGGGGCCGGCTGCGAAACGCTGAAGGAGCTGTGTGCTACCACCGGTGCCGGTACCGGCTGCGGCTCCTGCCGGCCCGAGGTGCAGCAAATCCTGGCCGCCGAGCTGGTAACTCTGGTTCCCCTGGCCACTTGA